The following proteins are co-located in the Chlamydiota bacterium genome:
- a CDS encoding efflux RND transporter permease subunit — protein sequence MSIAEFSVRKPVTIMMIFCAMIFLGVVCVSKLPQELLPEISYPQLTVVTTYANAAPEEVETLITKVIEESIATVRNLTRIHSSSKEGISLVTAEFTWDTNMDFAALAMREKIDLVKERLPRDSDEPIVKKINPFAKPMLVLSITGNYPLQELLRFTKKFIKDKLEKTEGVASAGISGGREREILIEIDKSALRSTNIDLLQIAHPSTGALKKSNLNYPAGSTKEKFYEYLLRTIGEFQKVEEIGDTPISVDDQENASGEDEVMSTQERQEQEKGKYRRLVLLKDVAKITDTLREVESYSRYNGQENISITIQKQPAANSILTVKKVKNQLELLKPSLPKGLNIEVIYDESIFIKESINGIKDDGVQGVFLAFLILFLFLKKLWPAAIVSLTIPTGFMFVLICMFAFDVSLNIVSLMGLALSIGGIADAPIVVLENISRHRGELGEDPFVSSVKGTNEVAAAVTGGSLTAMAVFFPMIFLSGVEGQLLKQLAFSVIFCNLASNILCLTLVPKLAAQGRKTQIQTKFGLGVDRTMEKIRSGYGRMLETFLGRKKFFLGITLMLFVASIWLMGRLDQELLPKVDKGQFIIELKLKTGTRIEITNKTMENIETIIKKIPELENYSVTIGSDRAKAAEGAETLGSHQALAIVSLKQERKRGTNDVIQSLKKELDSLNLEGGEITFSSEESLFGSALGGGSAITLEVLGEDLGKIEEIAQQAESKLKKIIGVYGVRDSIPEKAPETKIHINKDRAGLYDLSSDDIALTCQMAIKGVIPTNFKEEGAEFPIRARLNSQDTDTTSKINDLWIHSSQGNQVPLKEVASLESGRAPSEVKRLEQRRVVYIYADLYGRKLSEVETEIHAFLQKIQLPEDYTIRLGGESAEKAKSLKALMITILMSVLLIYMLMASQFESLIQPFLIMFSVPFSIIGVSVALFITHTSVNIFSMLGFITLGGMVTNNAIVMFEYINDLRSEGKPLYEAVTEACKVRLRPILMSTLVTLIGLLPLALGIGEGGELKSPLAITVVGGLFVSTCLTLLLIPALFIIVEGFMDKFRRKTE from the coding sequence ATGAGCATTGCAGAGTTTTCAGTCAGAAAACCCGTTACGATCATGATGATTTTCTGCGCCATGATCTTCTTGGGAGTTGTCTGTGTATCAAAACTTCCTCAAGAGCTGTTGCCCGAAATCAGTTATCCACAACTTACGGTGGTAACCACCTATGCCAATGCAGCCCCTGAAGAAGTCGAAACACTGATTACAAAAGTTATTGAGGAATCGATTGCCACCGTCAGAAATCTGACCCGTATTCATTCCAGCTCCAAAGAAGGAATATCGCTTGTCACGGCTGAATTTACCTGGGACACCAACATGGACTTTGCAGCCTTGGCGATGCGGGAAAAAATTGATTTGGTTAAAGAAAGACTCCCCAGAGACTCCGATGAACCCATCGTCAAAAAAATTAATCCCTTTGCAAAACCTATGTTGGTCCTCAGCATCACGGGAAATTATCCCCTTCAGGAACTTTTGCGTTTCACAAAAAAATTCATCAAAGACAAGCTTGAGAAAACGGAAGGGGTCGCTTCTGCTGGAATCAGCGGCGGACGAGAAAGAGAAATCTTGATTGAAATTGATAAATCGGCTCTGCGCTCCACCAACATTGACCTCCTCCAAATTGCCCATCCAAGCACGGGAGCTCTTAAAAAATCTAATCTGAATTATCCAGCAGGTTCTACCAAAGAAAAATTTTATGAATACCTTTTACGAACGATTGGAGAATTTCAAAAGGTTGAAGAAATTGGAGATACCCCCATCAGTGTTGATGACCAAGAAAATGCATCCGGTGAAGATGAGGTGATGAGTACCCAAGAGCGTCAAGAACAAGAAAAAGGGAAATACCGCCGACTCGTTCTCTTAAAGGACGTTGCCAAGATTACAGATACCCTTCGAGAAGTTGAAAGCTATTCCCGGTATAATGGACAAGAAAATATCTCCATTACCATTCAAAAGCAGCCTGCTGCAAATTCAATTTTAACGGTAAAAAAAGTCAAAAACCAACTTGAACTTTTAAAACCGAGTCTTCCTAAAGGATTAAATATTGAAGTGATTTATGATGAATCAATTTTTATTAAAGAGTCAATTAATGGAATCAAAGATGACGGCGTTCAAGGCGTTTTTCTCGCTTTTCTGATCCTCTTCCTTTTTCTCAAAAAATTATGGCCGGCAGCCATCGTCTCTCTCACCATCCCTACAGGGTTCATGTTTGTTTTGATTTGCATGTTTGCATTTGACGTTAGTCTCAATATTGTGAGTTTGATGGGACTGGCCCTCTCCATTGGAGGGATTGCCGATGCCCCCATTGTTGTTCTTGAAAATATTTCCCGACATCGAGGTGAATTGGGAGAAGATCCCTTCGTCTCCTCCGTCAAGGGCACCAATGAAGTGGCTGCAGCCGTCACCGGAGGGTCTCTCACAGCCATGGCTGTTTTCTTTCCGATGATCTTTCTTTCAGGGGTTGAAGGACAACTCCTTAAGCAATTGGCATTCTCTGTTATTTTCTGCAATCTTGCTTCCAATATTTTGTGTCTTACACTCGTCCCCAAACTTGCCGCTCAGGGTCGAAAAACTCAAATTCAGACAAAGTTTGGATTAGGGGTGGATCGCACCATGGAAAAAATTCGAAGTGGTTATGGGAGAATGCTCGAGACTTTTCTGGGTCGAAAGAAGTTCTTCCTCGGAATAACGCTCATGCTATTCGTCGCCTCCATCTGGCTTATGGGGCGCCTTGATCAGGAATTACTCCCCAAGGTTGATAAAGGCCAGTTTATTATTGAACTCAAACTAAAAACAGGAACTCGCATTGAAATTACAAATAAAACAATGGAAAATATTGAGACTATCATCAAAAAAATTCCAGAATTGGAGAATTATTCTGTCACCATCGGATCTGACCGCGCAAAAGCTGCCGAAGGGGCTGAGACACTAGGTTCACATCAGGCTTTAGCCATTGTTTCTTTAAAACAAGAGCGTAAGCGTGGAACAAATGACGTGATTCAATCCCTTAAAAAGGAACTCGATTCTCTTAACCTAGAAGGAGGTGAAATTACTTTTAGTTCCGAAGAATCTCTCTTTGGAAGCGCTCTGGGAGGAGGATCCGCCATTACACTAGAAGTCCTTGGAGAAGATTTAGGCAAAATTGAAGAAATCGCCCAGCAAGCTGAATCAAAATTAAAGAAAATCATTGGAGTCTATGGTGTGCGTGATAGCATTCCGGAAAAAGCTCCTGAAACCAAAATTCATATTAATAAAGATCGAGCGGGACTCTATGACTTATCTTCTGATGACATTGCTCTCACTTGCCAGATGGCGATTAAAGGAGTGATTCCAACTAACTTTAAGGAGGAGGGGGCTGAATTTCCTATTCGAGCCCGCTTAAATAGTCAAGATACGGACACTACCTCTAAAATAAATGACTTATGGATTCATTCTTCTCAAGGGAACCAAGTACCCCTTAAAGAGGTTGCAAGCCTTGAAAGTGGTCGGGCACCCAGTGAAGTTAAAAGACTCGAGCAGCGCCGGGTGGTCTATATTTATGCTGATCTTTACGGCAGAAAATTATCTGAAGTAGAAACAGAAATACATGCCTTCCTTCAAAAAATTCAGCTGCCTGAAGACTATACGATACGTCTAGGGGGTGAAAGCGCCGAAAAGGCCAAATCTCTTAAAGCCCTGATGATCACCATTCTCATGTCGGTTCTTCTGATTTACATGCTGATGGCAAGCCAATTTGAATCTCTGATTCAACCCTTTTTAATTATGTTCTCCGTCCCCTTTTCAATTATCGGTGTCTCCGTTGCCCTTTTTATCACCCATACTTCTGTCAATATTTTTTCAATGCTGGGATTCATCACCTTAGGTGGAATGGTCACCAATAATGCCATTGTCATGTTTGAATATATCAATGACTTAAGATCTGAAGGAAAGCCCCTTTATGAAGCTGTGACGGAAGCCTGCAAAGTCAGGCTCCGTCCCATTTTAATGAGTACCCTTGTCACCCTAATTGGCCTTCTCCCGCTTGCTCTAGGAATAGGTGAAGGAGGAGAATTAAAATCTCCATTGGCCATCACGGTTGTGGGAGGACTTTTCGTATCGACCTGTTTAACCCTTCTCCTGATTCCTGCTCTATTCATCATTGTCGAAGGTTTTATGGATAAATTTAGAAGGAAGACAGAATAA